The nucleotide sequence AGCTGTTTGGATCAATTTATCGGTTCCGTATTTTACGGATTCTTCCTTAGTATATGTGGGGTATCTTTTGATAAGCATCATTCAGCTTGCGGCGACGGTAGATTATGCGATTCTGCTGACGGATGCCTATAAAGAGTATCGACAGGAAATGCCTGCACGCGAAGCCATTAAGAAAACGCTAGATGAGAAGATTTTTGCTGTTGGGATCTCTGCTTCTATTTTATCCAGTGTAGGTTTCATATTATGGATTACCTCATCGAACCCAATTGTTGCATCGATCGGGTTACTGCTTGGAAGAGGTGCCCTACTTGCTTTTATTATGGTAGTGTTCTTCCTGCCAGCATGTCTTCTGGTGTTTGATAAATGGATTTCGAAAACAACTTGGAAAGCAAACTTTTATAAGGAGAAATGATGATGAGGAGAATAAGAAAGATCCTACTTGTCTTTGCAACGATCATTTTGGTGATGCCGTCCTTACTTGTCTCGGCTGCCTCAAATGACGGTAAATCAGGGGAAGATGCGTCCCAGGAGAAAGGGAAGGTTTCCTCAAAGGATGAAGTGGTCTATGCGAAGCTAAATGCCACTGGTGAAAGACAGGAAATCTATGTTGTAAACATATTAGATATAGAAAAAGCGGGTGAAATCGCTGATTATGGTTCGTATTCTAATCTGAAAAACTTAACAGATTTATCTCCATTAGAACTAAAAGACAACAGAGTGACGTTCCAGGCTCCAGAGGGGAAATTTTATTATCAAGGGAATATCAATCAAGAACCGTTGCCTTGGGATATTTCTATTTCCTATTTTCTAGATGGAAAAGAAATTTCCCCTGAAGAGCTTGCTGGAAAAGACGGGCATGTAGAAATTCAGATTGCAACATCTGCTAATGAAAAAGTAGATCCCGTATTTTTTAAAAACTATTTATTACAGATCTCTCTTTCTCTTCCTTTAGATATTTACAGCAATATTCAGTCTCCTGACGGGATGCTTGCCAATGCGGGAAAGAACACACAAGTCACGTTTACTGTGATGCCTGGAAAAGAAGGTGAGCTAGTTCTGGAAGCTGATGTAGTCGACTTCGAGCTGGAAGGTATCGACATTTCGGCGATTCCATCTTCTATGCCGATTGATGCACCAGATGTGGACGATATGACAGGGGACATGGAAACCTTAACGGATGCTATTAAAGGGGTTAATAATGGGGTCGCAGAATTAGAAGATGGGGTTTCAGAACTAAACAATGGAGTACAGGAGCTACGAAACGGTTCTAAGGAATATAGGAACGGAATTTCCGCCATTGATGCTTCTTCTTCCGAGTTGGTAAACGGCTCCGATAGTCTTAAGCAAGCGTTGGAGAAGATGAGTGCTTCTCTTGCTAACAGCTCCGCAGAAATGGGGCTCGGCGATTTGAAAAAGCTAGAAGATGGACTTGTTCAAGCTGCAGGTGGACTAAGAAAAACTTCAGATGAATTATCTGCTTTGAAACAAAAGTATGCATCTGCTTACAATGAATTAAACAAAGCAATGGAAGATATTCCAGCTTATGAGATTTCGGAAGACGAAATCAGTGAGCTTAGAAACAGTGTAGACCATGCTGCATTGGAAAAATTGATTAAAACATATGAAGCTGTAGGTGCTGCAAAAGACACTTATTCGGATGTAAAGGGAGACTTTGATGTAGTAGCAATAACTTTAGAGCAAGTTAGTGGATCCCTTCTAAAGATGGCTAACCAATTTGATACTATGGCAAAAGGGCTGTCATCTACTCAGGGAGACATGGATGCTGCTGGTTCAATTGCTCAATTGCAAGAAGGAATAAGTCAATTAGCTTCTCAATATGGGACGTTCCATTCAGGGTTAGTCGAGTACGCTGGAGGTGTAAGCAAATTATCTAGTTCGTACACGGAGTTAGACAATGGAATTGCAAATCTGTCTGAAGGAACAGGTGAATTGGAGAATGGAGTAAGTGAGCTTCATGATGGAACGGCTGAACTCTATGAGTCTACGAGTGATTTACCTGAACAGATGAAAAAAGAGGTTGACCAAATGATGGCGGAATATGATAAATCTGATTTTGAACCCGTATCCTTTGTTTCACCGAAGAATGATAAAGTCAATTCGGTCCAATTTGTCTTCAAAACAGAAAGTATTAAACAAGAAGAAAAAGAAGAGACCGAAAAACCTGAAGAAGAAGAAAAAAGCTTCTGGGCTCGTTTGAAGGATTTATTTTAATAAAATAAAGGTGCCAGCCCCATCTCATGTTTTGAGAGACTGACAGAGAAAAGACAGGATACGAGTTCCTGTCTTTTTTCCATCCCTAGCAAAATTTTGAACATAGAAATCCTCATAAATATTGGTACATCAACGTTTATGAGGATTCTAGTTTTGTTAAATAGAATAGGTCTATTTTCCGCCAAGGACCTAAAAAGAATGATTAATCGCTCTGTTCAAAAAAATAACAATAATATCAACGCGCAAAATGATACATACTCAACGGCCACCAAAGCGTACCGAAGATTGGATAGACAGCCCAGATTTCGTTAGGAGTAGTAATGACGTTTACGGTAATAAAAAATACGATAATTAAAAGACTAGCATGGACAGAGAATGTCTTGAATGTTTTTCTTTGAGCATGATAGATAGAGAGCGGCCACCATAAAACGGCAAACGCTGGAAAGATAACCCACGGAAACCCAGGTGCCAATAACACATTTAATACGATGTAATAAATAATAATACTGGAGCTTCCAATTAGCGCAACGGACAATGACTTGGCACGCTTGCCTAATGAAGCAAGAATTGGCCACCATAATATCGGGAAGACCGCATATAAAAACCAAGGGTAATCCGGCGTTTTGAGATAATTTTCAATGATTAGAAATGCGATGATTATAATACTGTGTAAATAAGCAAGCTGAACATGTTTTCTTTTTTTCATACTGTACACAGAGACTGGCCAAAAAAGTAATGCGAAACAAGGGTATATAAACCAATAGTAATTTGGACTTGTTAGAAAATTGACCAGAAATATAAAAAAAATACTCATCATACTTCCTGCAACTGCAAATCCTACATCATATTTTTTCATTTTTCAATCCCCCCTATTTAGAACGTAACCAAGAAAAGTAGGCTGATAATGGCCACCAAAGAACACCGAATGTTGGATAGACAAACCATATCTCGTTTGGTGAATAGTAGAAATTAATGAACACAAGAAGTCCGATAATGAGTGCGCTTCCCCAAATGGAATACATAAGGTTTATCTTCCTGTTGTTTTTTGTTTCTGGTTCTGGTTCCATTTCGCCCAATTCTCTTTTTAAGTCTTCCATGTCCCCGAAGTCGACAATCGCTTTATTAATCGCATCCTCTTCCGATTTTCCTTGCTCCATTAGATCGAATACTTTTTCTTCCAGGTTTTCTAACACCTCTTGTTTCATGGCGTTATTTTCTTCATTATCTGGAATATTGCTAAACAAATAGTCGACGTGCTGTTTTAATTTTTTCATTGTAAACCCTCCATAAATAAATCGATAATTTCTTTCGTTTCTTTCCATTCCTCTACCATTTCTTTGAGATAAGCTTTTCCGAGCGTTGTGATTCGGTAATATTTTCTTTTGCCCCCTTGCGAAAAATCACCTACATAAGACTCAATTAATTCCTTCTTCTCCAATCGCTGAAAAACCGCATAAAGGGTGGCTTCTTTAATTTGGAATCGATCCTTTGTTCGAATACTGATCTCCTTGGAAATTTCATAGCCATAACGATCTTGTTCGTAGACGAGCCGGAGAATAATGGATTCCAAATGGCCGCGAATGATATCGCTTCTAATCATGTTGTCACTCCTTGTTTTTCAAGTGTTCTATCTGATAGAGTAATCTTAATGCAAATTACTCTATCTGTCAAAGTAATTTTTGAGAAGGATTGGAATTTTTTATTGTGAACTTTAAAAGCAATTGTATTTATGCATAAAAAAGAAGAAGATCTGCTTAGAGCTTCTTCTGATGGTATGAATATATTTACTTTTCATTGATAGAATGAACCGTCCAACAAGCAAGGTAGGAAAGTTTGTTGTGAATAGTAAATTAAACGGCCATTGGATACATAAATTAAATGCTACATACTGACAAGAACAATTGTAGTCTTAATGAAATCTCCCAACAAACCCTTCGCTAAATCCACTCTTTTCCGTACTCGCTAATAAACTTAATATCGTTTTGATAATGTTCAAGATGCCCTTCATCTATCATGATTTGAAATGCAATGTCACCTTCATTGGCCTTTCTTGTAATTGTTTTACATAACCCTTCTAATCGCCGTATTACCATTTCTAAATAATTATCTTCAAATTTCTCACCGTAAGAGTCAAAAAACAATCTAACTCTTTGCTTTAAAGGGTTTGCATGCTGTAATGAATCATAATACACTTTCTCACCTGTTTCAGAAAGATAAAATCTACTTAAGGGGACGCAGGTATAAAGAGTATAAGCTATATCCCAAAGTCTTGGACCAGGTCCTACAACATCAAAATCAATAATACCTACTGGTTTTTGATGATTAAAAATAATGTTGTATCTAGCGAAGTCATTATGGCATAATACCTCCACTTTATCCGGAGTATTGTCTATCGGTTTCCACTCATCGGATAATGGAAAATCACTCACAGCATCGTGATAAAGACGGAGCATCTTCGCTATTTCTTTTAACACATCATTTGACCACATATATTCTTTTAATGGATCATTTCCAGCTTCACCTTCCATAAATGATAATATTTCTCTTCCTTTTTCATCCATACCTAAAAACCTTGGTGCATAACGGAAACCTTTGTCTTCCAAATGCTTTAATAGCTTATGGATTTTTGCGCTGTCCTGCTTTAATTCTCTTCGTACAGTATTTCCTACACGATAAACGTTAGAGACATTCCCACCTGTTAGCATTTCTTCGTTTTCCTGGTTTGACATCTATATCCCCCCTCATAAGACTTTCTATAATTCGTAAAAAAAATCCTGTTTTTTCTGACTCAATAAATGTACAAGAGAGCAATTTGTTCATTAGAACCCCCCAATAGTGAAGAGAGTGATAGTAACTAATATTTTTTCGGATCATTCACTCATTCCTGAATTTTGTGTCTCACATTCAAAAAAATAGATTTTTTATGCTCTTAAAGACTCATCATAAATGCCCTCCATTTTCATATAAATGAACTAATCATATTAGACTGGGGGAATGATGGTGACAAATGAAGTTGATGTGGAAGAGTCCTTTGAGCTAACGGAGGAACTATTAAAGAAATACTGTGATTTAAACATCCAGAAAAAAGAATTGGAGAAAGAAATGAATCAGATCAAAAAACAGATTCACAATTACCTAGATGACACCTTTGGAAAGGAACAAAAAGGGGAAGTGAAACTAGGGAAATATAAGGCACAGCGTATCATACGCTCCTCCGTTCATTACGACGAAGAGAAGACGGTACAAAAATTGGAAGAATTAAATCTAGAAGACTTTATATTATTAGTCAAACAACCAGATACAAAGAAACTAGAGTCTGCAATGAAAATAGATTTAGTCGATGAAGAGGAATTCGTGGATTGTAAAACAAATAAGTTGAGTCAAGCCATCACCGTCAAGGAACTAAGTTTATAAGATACTAGAAAACGTTTGGATTTTCATTCTCCAAACGTATTTTTTTTACTTAGGAAATTATAAAATTGGGTATGTGTGGATAACATGTAGCAACAGCCACGTCCAGCTCCAGCGCTCAGCGACTAGCGAGACTTCCCTCGCCTTCGTACGATAAGTCAACATCGGCTCCCTAAGGTCGCCGTGTTTCCTTTATCTCCTACGGCTCAGTCCAGTCCGTACGCCGCTAAACGAGCGCTTGCGCTTTTGTTCCAAAACTCCTCGATAACGAATAAACTGCGTCATACATTCGCAAATAGATGTTTTGCGGTTTTTCTACTCCGTTTTAATCCTCCCAACCTATGTGATACTTCCCTAGGTAAACCATTCCCACCATGATAAAATAACAAGGAGAAATCCGAATCATAAGAGGGAGATCGAACGATATGACTGGAGTATTCATAACAGCAACGAGTAAAGATATTGGGAAGACAGTGTTGACCACTTGTTTGACCTACGCACTGAATAAAAAAGGAATAGACACAGTTCCATACAAGCCTGTTCAATGTGGAGCTGTTCAAAAAGGGGAGAGGTGGGTGTCTCCTGATGTAGAAGTGTATCGTAATGTTTATCAACCAGAGGAAGAACTAAATACTTACTTATACAAACCACAATTCTCTCCGCATCTTGCTGCTCAATTGGCGAACAATCCAATCGATCCCAAAAAGATTGTTGCTCAATATAAAAAACTGAAACAAGACCACGAATTTGTTTTAGTAGAAGGCTCGGGCGGTCTTGCTGTGCCTCTGATTGATGAGTTTTATGGCAATGCGGAACTGGTCAAAGATCTGAACCTCCCTCTCATTATTGTCGCTTCCGCTAAAGTAGGGACCTTAAATCATACAGCGATGACCGTAACCTATGCCAAAAGTAAAAACATAGATGTGAAAGGGATTATTCTGAATAACTATCCAGAAAATCCATCCGAAGGAATTAAAGAGAACCCTTTAATGCTTGAAAAAATGACTGGAATTCCTGTGATTGGAATCGTGCCTCAGATTGAAAACGTAGAATCCAAATTAAAAGACTTAGCAACACTTGATCGAATGACAGCAAATATTGATTTAGATTACATAGTGAAATAATGATTTGAAGATTAGACCCCCATCACGAAAAAAATTTAATTTGGTAGGTGCATTCTATGACAACGAAACAAGAAATTCGTGAAAGGAAATGGAACTATTTAACGGAGAATAAATTAGGGAGGTTTCCATTCCCTTTGCAAAATCGTATTCCAAACTTTAAAGGGGCAGAGCTTGCAGCACGGTTGGTAACATCTATGCCAGAATATCAGAATGCCAAAGTGATTAAAGTAAATCCGGATTCCCCTCAATTACCGATTAGGGCCCAAGTTTTAAAAGATGGAAAAGTGTTACTCGTTCCAACACCTAGACTTAAGGCAGGGTTTATCATGGTGAATCCAGAGTGGGTTCCGAGTGGGGAAGAAAGAAGAGCCGCTAGTCTTTCCCATATAAAATCCTATGGAAAAGAAGTTCCTCTTACGGAGATTCCCAACATTGACTTATTTGTCGTTGGATCTGTTGCTTTGCATAGAGATGGTCGAAGAATTGGAAAAGGGGAAGGGTATGCGGATAGGGAGTATGCCATAATGAGAGAACTCGGGAATCCAGATGTTCCTGTGATAGGTACGGTTCACAGTGCTCAATTAACCGATGCAGATGTGCCGAGAGATGCCTTTGATTTATCGGTAGATTGGATTGCAACGGAAACCGAACTCATGGAAACAAACACTCCTTACGAGAAGCCGGACGGAATCAAATGGGAGCTTGTAACGGAAGAAGAACTGGATGAAATGCCTGTGTTGAGGGAAATACGAGAGCTTACAAAAGGGTGACGTTGATTCCGCGTTGAATCAGCATGGTGACGGCAGCATTTTAATTTAGAAAATTAAAAGAATAATATTTTTGTGAGGGACCTCTCCCAAAGATTGGAGAGGTCCTTCAATGTTGCTGAATGAAATTTTAGTGTACTCTTCCTGTTCATAGTTATTTTTATGTGGACGGATTTACTCCAATAGATGACAATAATACATAAGGAACCAAGAAATGTACGGTGTTTTTATTCCTAGGGAAAAAAGAAGTCCGTTTCTAGTTTGGTCATAAGTCTTGCTAGAGGAGTTTGTTTATATGAAGAAAACGTATTTTATTTGGCTCTCTCTCCAATGTGTTGTGTGGGTACTAGCTTTATTAGAAGTCCCGTCATACTTAAATACAGGACAACTAGTGAGTGCTTGCGTATTTTTTATCATATTATTTATTTTGCCATTACTTACTGAGAAAACGGTGATTCAAACCGTATTATTCTGTACGCAATCACTGGCCACAATCGTTATTTTTTATCCTATAGAAGGTGTGTGGAACCCATATGTGTTCCTCATCCATGTGTTAATTATTGCGGAAGCTGTTTTTTACCTCTCCCGTTTGAAAAGCTTAGTTGTGATGGGAGTTCAACTAGGGAGTACCACGTGGATCTTAATGAAATCTTCTGCCACTATTTCTACGTTAGCTTGGTTTGCTGTTTTGTATCTATTCATAGTCACCGCATTGTTATATCATCAAGTGGTACATAAACGAGAAACAGTGTTACAAAAAAAGAATGATGCCTTACTATATGAATATAGAAGGATGAAAAGGTTGCTTGTGACAGAGGAAGAGCAGGCAAGACAGGATGAGCGAATGCTTATTGGCAATGAAATACATGATTCAGTTGGTCATAAACTTACAGCCTTGTTAATGCAAATGGAGGCTTTCCGGTTAACTGCAGCCGAAAAGGATAAAGAGAAAATTAAAACGCTAAAAGTGCTAGCTGAACAAAGCTTAGACGAAACAAGACGAGCTGTAAAATCCTTTAAGCAAACAGAAGTAGGCGGACTACAAGGGGTCATTCGGTTAATTCGTAAATTAGAAATGGAAAGCTTTATGAAAATTAACTTTTCTGTTAAGTATGGAGCATTTGCTACACCATTAACAGGGGAACAGTCCTTTGCCATATATCGTGCGGTACAAGAAGCGCTGACCAATATTATGAAGCATAGCTCTACAAGAGAAGCGCAAGTCTTATTTGAATCACCAGGTGGAAGTATATTTCGCTTTGAAGTAGCCAACCTTACAACAACTACTATCTTTTACCAAGAGGGGTATGGATTGAAAGCGATGCGAGATCGATTAGAAAAAGTGGGTGGCTCCTTGGAAATCGATCATGATGAGCGCCAATTTATAGTAAGGGGTAGCATAAGTTTAACAGAAAGGGGTGGGGACTTTGATAAAGGTGTTACTAGCAGAAGACCAAGTGATGGTGCGCCAAGGCTTGAAGGCAATGATTGAAACAGAAGAAGAGATTCATGTTACAGGAGAAGCTACCAATGGCAAAGAAGCGGTCGGATTATGTGATAAACAGCATTTCGATGTGGCAATTTTAGATATTCGCATGCCTGAAATGGATGGGATAGAAGCAGCCAAGGTTTTGCGATCACGCTTTCCACATATGAAAATTTTAATGCTTACCACTTTTGATGATAATCAATATGTAATGGAAGCTTTAAAACTAGGTGTTAATGGTTATATGCTGAAAAACGGCGACACAGAATCCCTGATTCGTTCGATTAAAAGTGCCTTAAGTGGTGGGCTCTCCCTGGAGGATCAAGTTGCGGCAAAGGTAATGCCAGCCCTACTCCAAAATAAAGAAGAGGTGTCGATTAATCCGACGTTAACGCCAAGGGAAAGAGCGATTTTGAAGTGCATTGGAGAGGGACTGAATAATAAGGAAGTAGCGGAACGATTAGGGTTATCCGTTGGCACGGTCAAGAATCAAACTAGTCATATATTAGATAAATTGGAATTAAGAGATCGGACCCAATTAGCGATTTATGCGATTCGCCATCGATTGGTCTGATAAAAAAATGACTAAAGTAATAAGAGTATGTTGGAGTAGTGACCAGAGTCAGTAGTGGCTTTGGTTATTTTGTTTTATTATGCACTTATAAGGAAAAAGCAGGTAGGAGGTAAAAGATATGCTTGAAACTGTTCATTTAAGTAAGTCTTTCAAAGGAAAAAAGGCCGTGCAAGATGTTAATTTATATTTGGATAGTGGCGAATCAGTTGGATTGATCGGACCAAATGGGGCAGGGAAATCAACGACTATTTCTATGATTTCGACTTTAATTAAGCCTACAGACGGTGAAATAAAGCTGAATGGTGTAAACACCATTCATAAGCCAGGAGAAATTAGAAAAATCTTAGGTGTAGTTCCGCAGGAAATAGCACTTTATCAGGAACTTTCCGCTTATGAAAATCTTAAATTTTTTGGTTCCATTTACAAAATGAAAGGAAAAGAACTAGAAAAAAGTATTCATGAAGCTTTAGAAATCGTTGGATTAAGAGAACGTCAAAAAGATTTAGTGAAAACTTTTTCTGGCGGTATGAAGCGTAGGGTGAACATAGCGGCTGCGTTATTACATCGACCGAAGATTTTAATTTTAGACGAACCAACGGTTGGCATTGACCCCCAATCGAGAAATCATATTTTAGAAACAGTACGCATGTTAAACGAGAAAGAAGGAACAACGGTTCTGTACACGAGTCACTATATGGAGGAAGTGGAACAGCTCTGTGACAGGTTGTACATTATGGATGATGGCGACATTATTGCAGCAGGAACAAAAGCAGAGTTACTTAGCATTTTGTCGACAGAGGATACGGTAAACGTGGAGTTAAATAAAATGGATGAAGCTTTTGTCGAGCAGGTAAGAACACTGGAAGGGATTCGTAAGGTGGAGGCGACTCAATTGCAGTTGAACATTATTGCGAAAAAAGGAAGCAATATGATTAGTGAGCTTGTTCATCTTGCCGAACAACACCATATACAAATTGTTAATTTTCATACGGAAACTCCTAGTTTGGAGGATGTATTCCTTCATTTGACTGGTCGAACGTTACGGGATTAAGGAGGTGCAGGTATGCGGAGCTTTATAAAAAAGGATTTGTTATTGTTTTGGCGTGACCGGAAGGAGCTTATTACGATACTTGTGCTTCCTATCGTCTTAGTAGTGATATTAAATTTTGCATTTGCTGGTTTATTCGGTAATGATGAGGAACCATCCATGGATTTACATGTAGCGATCGTAAACCAGGATGACGAAACAAAGTCCATGGCACAATTGAAAGAGAAGCTGATCGAAGATGCCTCGTTAGGAGAAGCAGAAGCGGAGGATTTAGTAGCCAAAGCAAGCCAGATAAGCCCTGTTCCAATGCTATTCGATTACCTTAACAGTGATGAATTGAAAGAATTGGTGACCGTTCATAAGCTCGGGGAAGAAGAGGCAATAGCTAAAGTCGAAGAGGGTGATTTAGACGGTATCCTCGTTATACCAGATGGCTTTACCGTTGATAGTTTATATGCTGCTTTTGTAGGAGAATCTCCCACTACGTCGCTGAAATATAAGATGGAAAAAGAAACGACTAACAACAGTACTTTATACCAAATCATCCAAGGGTTTACGGAACAGTTAAATTATCAGTTTGCCCTACAGGAATTAGCAGGCAGTATGCAAATGGAAGTAACACTTCCCGAGGGTGGTTTTGAGAAAGTAGGATCAGGGGAAAGCTTCACACTTACTCAATATTTTACGATTGCGATGGGGGCATTGTTTACCTTATTCCTGGCAGCAACAGTAGCAACTAAAGCAGGGGTGGAAGTGAGACAACAGGTATTCCATCGGATTTTATTGACGAATAGTAATCCAATGCTATTTTTAATAGGGAAAATGGTGTCAACGTTCTGCTTAGTTTGGTTACAAGTGATGTTTGTATTTATATTGTCTCACTTTTTGTTAGACGTATTTCCGGGTCGTTCCGTGACCTTTTGGTCTGGCGCCGTGGGAATGATTGCTTTGCTTTCTTTGGCGATTGCTGGATTAGCAGCTGTTTTCACAAGTATTTTACTAAGAATGTCTAATATTGATGCAGCAAACGGGATATTTATGATGGTGATTCTACTGTTTGGTGTGATCGGAGGGAATTTCGTTCCTATTTATATATTACCAAATTGGCTACAACAAATTGGTGAATGGACACCAAACGGCCTATTTTTAGTGATATTAACGGACTGGGTCCAAGTTGAGGACTTTTCTTCCATCGTTAGACCGAGTCTGATACTAATAGGATTCTTTTTACTATGTACCGTTGTTAGTTTCATCTTATATCCAAAAAGGGGGAAAGCGTAGTGAAATCCGTAATATGGGCACAATTCGCTAAGGATAAACGAAATCCGTTACTAATTCTATTATTTATTGCTGGAAGTATTCTCGCTACCCTCGTATTTGGTGGAGGTGTTCATTCACCGACAACGGTTGCTATCTTTAGTGAAGAGGGGAATGCTTCTGAAATCGAGGAGAAGTGGGAAAGGTTATTGAATGTTAATGATTCCTTTCAATTTAATGTAGTCGACCCGGAGCAAGCCCGTGAGAGTGTAAAAAGTGGGCAGATGGATGTAGCGGTGAAATTAATGGAGATGGATTATAAATTAGTAGCAACTAGTGAACTTCCAAGTGTCTCTTTAGTTCAGCAGCATGTTGCCAAAGTATTTGAACGAGAGGCCACCATTCAGGCCATTTCCAAATCAGAAGAGAACGTAGATATTCGAAATGAAATTGAAAGCTATCTGGCTGATCCTCCCTTTCAGATGGAGTCTCAAGGGCTCGATAGTAAAGAGATTCCTAACTTTAACATGAGTACACAATTATTGTTTGCTTTTACCTTTTTAATTTCGATGTTTATACTCGGTTTAAAAGTGAACAATGTTACGCATGACAAAGTATCAGGTATTTGGAATCGAATGATTCTGTCCCCAATGAGTAAAACGAGTATGTATAGTGGATATATTTTATATAGTTTT is from Radiobacillus kanasensis and encodes:
- a CDS encoding coiled-coil domain-containing protein; protein product: MRRIRKILLVFATIILVMPSLLVSAASNDGKSGEDASQEKGKVSSKDEVVYAKLNATGERQEIYVVNILDIEKAGEIADYGSYSNLKNLTDLSPLELKDNRVTFQAPEGKFYYQGNINQEPLPWDISISYFLDGKEISPEELAGKDGHVEIQIATSANEKVDPVFFKNYLLQISLSLPLDIYSNIQSPDGMLANAGKNTQVTFTVMPGKEGELVLEADVVDFELEGIDISAIPSSMPIDAPDVDDMTGDMETLTDAIKGVNNGVAELEDGVSELNNGVQELRNGSKEYRNGISAIDASSSELVNGSDSLKQALEKMSASLANSSAEMGLGDLKKLEDGLVQAAGGLRKTSDELSALKQKYASAYNELNKAMEDIPAYEISEDEISELRNSVDHAALEKLIKTYEAVGAAKDTYSDVKGDFDVVAITLEQVSGSLLKMANQFDTMAKGLSSTQGDMDAAGSIAQLQEGISQLASQYGTFHSGLVEYAGGVSKLSSSYTELDNGIANLSEGTGELENGVSELHDGTAELYESTSDLPEQMKKEVDQMMAEYDKSDFEPVSFVSPKNDKVNSVQFVFKTESIKQEEKEETEKPEEEEKSFWARLKDLF
- a CDS encoding permease prefix domain 1-containing protein; the protein is MKKLKQHVDYLFSNIPDNEENNAMKQEVLENLEEKVFDLMEQGKSEEDAINKAIVDFGDMEDLKRELGEMEPEPETKNNRKINLMYSIWGSALIIGLLVFINFYYSPNEIWFVYPTFGVLWWPLSAYFSWLRSK
- a CDS encoding PadR family transcriptional regulator; translation: MIRSDIIRGHLESIILRLVYEQDRYGYEISKEISIRTKDRFQIKEATLYAVFQRLEKKELIESYVGDFSQGGKRKYYRITTLGKAYLKEMVEEWKETKEIIDLFMEGLQ
- a CDS encoding phosphotransferase, giving the protein MSNQENEEMLTGGNVSNVYRVGNTVRRELKQDSAKIHKLLKHLEDKGFRYAPRFLGMDEKGREILSFMEGEAGNDPLKEYMWSNDVLKEIAKMLRLYHDAVSDFPLSDEWKPIDNTPDKVEVLCHNDFARYNIIFNHQKPVGIIDFDVVGPGPRLWDIAYTLYTCVPLSRFYLSETGEKVYYDSLQHANPLKQRVRLFFDSYGEKFEDNYLEMVIRRLEGLCKTITRKANEGDIAFQIMIDEGHLEHYQNDIKFISEYGKEWI
- the bioD gene encoding dethiobiotin synthase encodes the protein MTGVFITATSKDIGKTVLTTCLTYALNKKGIDTVPYKPVQCGAVQKGERWVSPDVEVYRNVYQPEEELNTYLYKPQFSPHLAAQLANNPIDPKKIVAQYKKLKQDHEFVLVEGSGGLAVPLIDEFYGNAELVKDLNLPLIIVASAKVGTLNHTAMTVTYAKSKNIDVKGIILNNYPENPSEGIKENPLMLEKMTGIPVIGIVPQIENVESKLKDLATLDRMTANIDLDYIVK
- a CDS encoding 5-formyltetrahydrofolate cyclo-ligase produces the protein MTTKQEIRERKWNYLTENKLGRFPFPLQNRIPNFKGAELAARLVTSMPEYQNAKVIKVNPDSPQLPIRAQVLKDGKVLLVPTPRLKAGFIMVNPEWVPSGEERRAASLSHIKSYGKEVPLTEIPNIDLFVVGSVALHRDGRRIGKGEGYADREYAIMRELGNPDVPVIGTVHSAQLTDADVPRDAFDLSVDWIATETELMETNTPYEKPDGIKWELVTEEELDEMPVLREIRELTKG
- a CDS encoding sensor histidine kinase, producing MKKTYFIWLSLQCVVWVLALLEVPSYLNTGQLVSACVFFIILFILPLLTEKTVIQTVLFCTQSLATIVIFYPIEGVWNPYVFLIHVLIIAEAVFYLSRLKSLVVMGVQLGSTTWILMKSSATISTLAWFAVLYLFIVTALLYHQVVHKRETVLQKKNDALLYEYRRMKRLLVTEEEQARQDERMLIGNEIHDSVGHKLTALLMQMEAFRLTAAEKDKEKIKTLKVLAEQSLDETRRAVKSFKQTEVGGLQGVIRLIRKLEMESFMKINFSVKYGAFATPLTGEQSFAIYRAVQEALTNIMKHSSTREAQVLFESPGGSIFRFEVANLTTTTIFYQEGYGLKAMRDRLEKVGGSLEIDHDERQFIVRGSISLTERGGDFDKGVTSRRPSDGAPRLEGND
- a CDS encoding response regulator, with translation MIKVLLAEDQVMVRQGLKAMIETEEEIHVTGEATNGKEAVGLCDKQHFDVAILDIRMPEMDGIEAAKVLRSRFPHMKILMLTTFDDNQYVMEALKLGVNGYMLKNGDTESLIRSIKSALSGGLSLEDQVAAKVMPALLQNKEEVSINPTLTPRERAILKCIGEGLNNKEVAERLGLSVGTVKNQTSHILDKLELRDRTQLAIYAIRHRLV
- a CDS encoding ABC transporter ATP-binding protein gives rise to the protein MLETVHLSKSFKGKKAVQDVNLYLDSGESVGLIGPNGAGKSTTISMISTLIKPTDGEIKLNGVNTIHKPGEIRKILGVVPQEIALYQELSAYENLKFFGSIYKMKGKELEKSIHEALEIVGLRERQKDLVKTFSGGMKRRVNIAAALLHRPKILILDEPTVGIDPQSRNHILETVRMLNEKEGTTVLYTSHYMEEVEQLCDRLYIMDDGDIIAAGTKAELLSILSTEDTVNVELNKMDEAFVEQVRTLEGIRKVEATQLQLNIIAKKGSNMISELVHLAEQHHIQIVNFHTETPSLEDVFLHLTGRTLRD
- a CDS encoding ABC transporter permease, giving the protein MRSFIKKDLLLFWRDRKELITILVLPIVLVVILNFAFAGLFGNDEEPSMDLHVAIVNQDDETKSMAQLKEKLIEDASLGEAEAEDLVAKASQISPVPMLFDYLNSDELKELVTVHKLGEEEAIAKVEEGDLDGILVIPDGFTVDSLYAAFVGESPTTSLKYKMEKETTNNSTLYQIIQGFTEQLNYQFALQELAGSMQMEVTLPEGGFEKVGSGESFTLTQYFTIAMGALFTLFLAATVATKAGVEVRQQVFHRILLTNSNPMLFLIGKMVSTFCLVWLQVMFVFILSHFLLDVFPGRSVTFWSGAVGMIALLSLAIAGLAAVFTSILLRMSNIDAANGIFMMVILLFGVIGGNFVPIYILPNWLQQIGEWTPNGLFLVILTDWVQVEDFSSIVRPSLILIGFFLLCTVVSFILYPKRGKA